Proteins encoded in a region of the Flammeovirga yaeyamensis genome:
- a CDS encoding FG-GAP-like repeat-containing protein, with product MKDYILTLLILFNTLSISAQNIGIVPSTEGIKVSKDGKEFINPFFGGLNAPQFSNLDLDLDGNNDLVIFDRTSRKVYTFLWKSDDWIHAPEYELIFPQNVRFWMQLIDFNQDGTKDLIIGEEDGIYLYKNTSTGSKVAFDKTPQQLFSTTFSGNPTPLSSSLSDTPAIVDVNNDGLVDFVTFVQGLGGTVESHINQGIENGTPTFKKTTDFWGNFQECGDCATYIFGNEQCPSNQKIMHLGASITLHDVNGNGLYDLIIGEKECNNLVFLPNKGTASEAVFDEVTVNFPDNHPILFPDFPAAYFIDTNNDQVQDMIIAPNVDENDLNLTDFSKYIWRYTNTGTPSSPVWTLQEEDFLQNTGIDVGQRSRPALYDVDQNGTLDLLIGYRNAYDADENPIGGGITYYKNIGSNENPSFEWVTDNYLNIIEWGMIDIYPQIVDWNGDGKLNLIISGAVPNSNQAGAYLFDFATDYSSDKTPQLIYAHRPDDVVYFYDINQDGKADLLHGKFSGSLEYHQQQENESFQLEDEAYLGLSGDILRKYPSAFIYDLNNDGNLDLLVWDDSGTPRIWRDFKSDSPEYQGRAFFSPIDNEFNAYTYGNRLNSVILNNYLITGSESGGITIATLDEYDQPLSIPDNSFNESVLSVYPNPASQEVKLRNTTNNDLQITIYNHLGQYVDRFILKGESIKVENTQQWSRGVYFIRAVDSNNSIQTSRLILQ from the coding sequence ATGAAAGACTATATACTAACACTGCTTATTTTATTTAATACCTTATCAATCTCAGCCCAAAACATTGGAATTGTTCCTTCTACTGAAGGAATAAAGGTATCAAAAGATGGAAAGGAGTTCATCAATCCCTTCTTTGGTGGATTGAATGCTCCTCAATTTTCTAATCTAGACCTCGATTTAGATGGCAACAACGATTTAGTAATATTCGATCGTACCTCAAGAAAAGTCTACACTTTTTTATGGAAATCGGACGATTGGATACATGCTCCAGAATATGAATTGATCTTTCCTCAAAACGTTCGCTTTTGGATGCAATTGATTGATTTTAATCAAGATGGAACAAAAGATTTAATTATTGGAGAAGAGGATGGCATCTATTTATACAAAAACACTTCTACTGGGAGTAAAGTAGCTTTTGATAAAACTCCTCAGCAATTATTCTCCACGACTTTCTCGGGGAATCCTACTCCTCTATCCTCATCCTTATCAGATACTCCGGCTATCGTAGATGTCAATAACGACGGCCTTGTAGACTTTGTCACCTTTGTACAAGGATTGGGTGGAACAGTGGAATCACACATCAATCAAGGAATTGAAAATGGCACCCCTACCTTTAAGAAGACCACCGACTTTTGGGGAAACTTCCAAGAATGTGGTGACTGTGCTACCTATATTTTTGGCAACGAACAGTGTCCTTCTAATCAGAAAATAATGCACTTGGGTGCTTCTATAACATTGCATGATGTAAATGGCAATGGTTTATATGACTTAATAATTGGAGAAAAAGAGTGTAACAACTTGGTTTTTCTTCCCAACAAAGGTACTGCCTCAGAAGCAGTATTTGATGAAGTAACAGTTAATTTCCCTGATAATCATCCTATACTATTTCCAGATTTCCCTGCCGCTTATTTCATAGATACAAACAACGATCAAGTTCAGGACATGATCATCGCTCCGAATGTGGATGAAAACGATTTAAACCTGACTGATTTCTCAAAATACATTTGGCGATACACCAATACAGGTACACCTTCTAGCCCCGTATGGACGCTTCAAGAAGAGGATTTTTTACAAAATACTGGTATTGATGTTGGGCAACGTTCCCGTCCTGCTCTATATGATGTAGATCAAAATGGGACACTCGATTTACTCATAGGTTACAGAAATGCTTATGATGCTGATGAAAACCCAATTGGTGGAGGAATTACTTACTACAAAAACATTGGAAGTAATGAAAACCCATCTTTCGAATGGGTGACCGATAATTATTTAAATATTATCGAGTGGGGAATGATTGATATTTATCCTCAAATAGTCGATTGGAATGGAGATGGAAAGTTGAACCTCATTATCAGTGGTGCAGTACCTAACAGCAATCAAGCCGGAGCCTATCTATTTGATTTTGCTACTGATTATTCTTCCGATAAGACACCACAACTTATTTATGCTCATCGTCCAGACGATGTAGTCTATTTTTATGACATCAACCAAGACGGTAAAGCAGATCTATTGCATGGTAAATTTTCGGGTAGTCTAGAGTATCATCAACAACAAGAAAATGAGTCATTTCAGTTAGAAGATGAGGCCTATTTAGGGTTATCGGGTGATATTCTTAGAAAGTATCCATCGGCATTCATTTATGACCTTAACAATGATGGAAATTTAGACCTCTTGGTTTGGGATGATTCCGGTACTCCTAGAATTTGGAGAGACTTTAAAAGTGACTCTCCCGAGTACCAAGGTCGTGCTTTTTTCTCTCCGATTGATAACGAATTTAATGCCTACACATATGGAAATAGATTAAATAGTGTAATACTAAATAACTATTTGATAACAGGTTCAGAAAGTGGTGGTATCACAATAGCAACCCTTGATGAATACGATCAGCCCTTATCCATTCCAGACAACAGTTTTAATGAAAGTGTGCTATCTGTTTATCCCAATCCTGCTTCACAAGAGGTGAAACTAAGAAACACAACCAATAATGATTTACAGATTACTATATATAATCATCTAGGGCAATACGTGGATAGGTTTATTTTAAAAGGTGAAAGTATAAAAGTAGAAAATACCCAACAATGGAGCAGAGGGGTATATTTTATTAGGGCCGTAGATAGCAACAATAGTATTCAAACATCACGTCTGATACTACAGTAA
- a CDS encoding ribbon-helix-helix domain-containing protein has protein sequence MAKKSFSGGLDSLLGGAPSSNNQNEEKKEVPKKEAIPAVKVIPQNSSQLNALTDKQKSKIKALAEKEGRTENEIIREAIAFYLDFQVDL, from the coding sequence ATGGCTAAAAAAAGTTTTTCTGGAGGACTTGACTCTCTTTTAGGGGGAGCACCTTCATCAAATAATCAAAACGAAGAAAAAAAGGAAGTTCCAAAAAAAGAAGCAATACCTGCAGTAAAGGTCATACCTCAAAATTCTTCTCAGCTAAATGCACTTACAGATAAGCAAAAAAGTAAAATTAAGGCGTTGGCAGAGAAAGAAGGACGTACTGAAAATGAGATTATTCGCGAGGCTATTGCTTTTTACTTGGATTTTCAAGTAGATTTATAG